A single region of the Streptomyces caelestis genome encodes:
- a CDS encoding LysR family transcriptional regulator has product MPGHLDPRLLRAFVTVAEELHFTRAAVRLHTAQQALSRDVRRLERELGAELFVRTTRQVTLTPDGERLLPYARRVLRAQEELLAAFDQARPLLVDLNSPGLVTPRRVLLRARELAPGHELMARYESGLTGAAGELLAGRLDASFGRFAGLDPALRAGLAHQPVRYEPMAVVLPEDHRLASRAEVPLAELAGETVYAGAGNPRTPEWTGLARLLFEGRGIEIAPPAPLAVGEEEFQRVMARTRTPVLAVVGFPALPTMVSRPLVDPVPLSPVSLVWRKGLTHPALDALRRAAARLAAEEGWLRRPAGGWIPATDDVLMVSRH; this is encoded by the coding sequence ATGCCCGGCCACCTCGACCCCCGACTCCTGCGTGCCTTCGTCACCGTCGCCGAGGAGCTGCATTTCACCCGTGCCGCGGTGCGTCTCCACACAGCCCAGCAGGCGCTCAGCCGGGACGTGCGGCGGCTGGAGCGGGAGCTGGGTGCCGAGTTGTTCGTACGGACCACCCGGCAGGTGACGCTCACGCCCGACGGAGAGCGGCTGCTGCCGTACGCCCGCCGCGTGCTCCGGGCGCAGGAGGAACTGCTCGCGGCCTTCGACCAGGCCCGGCCCCTGCTGGTGGACCTCAACTCCCCGGGTCTGGTCACACCGCGCCGCGTGCTGCTCCGGGCGCGTGAACTCGCCCCCGGGCACGAGCTGATGGCCCGCTACGAGAGCGGCCTGACCGGGGCCGCCGGGGAGTTGCTCGCGGGTCGGCTGGACGCGTCGTTCGGACGGTTCGCCGGGCTGGACCCGGCGCTGCGGGCCGGGCTCGCCCACCAGCCCGTGCGGTACGAGCCGATGGCGGTCGTGCTGCCCGAGGACCACCGGCTGGCCTCGCGCGCGGAGGTGCCGCTCGCCGAGCTGGCCGGCGAGACCGTCTACGCGGGCGCCGGCAACCCGCGCACGCCGGAGTGGACCGGCCTCGCGCGGCTGCTGTTCGAGGGGCGGGGCATCGAGATCGCGCCACCGGCACCACTGGCCGTCGGAGAGGAGGAGTTCCAGCGGGTCATGGCCCGGACGCGCACCCCGGTCCTGGCCGTCGTGGGGTTCCCGGCCCTGCCGACGATGGTGTCCCGTCCTTTGGTCGATCCCGTTCCGCTTTCTCCCGTGTCGCTGGTGTGGCGCAAGGGCCTGACGCACCCCGCGCTCGACGCGCTGCGACGGGCGGCGGCGCGGCTCGCGGCGGAGGAGGGGTGGCTGCGGAGGCCCGCCGGAGGGTGGATTCCGGCCACCGATGATGTCCTCATGGTGTCTCGCCACTGA